The genome window TTCATCGGACAGAACCGGGTTTCCCGTCGGCCACAGCCCGACCATCAGCTTCGCATGAGGGGCATGGGTGCGCAGGCGCTGCATCAGCATTCGCAGATGCGCTGGCCGGCTGGTGACTTCCAGATAGGAAACGCACACCAGATCGACCGCCCCCAGATCGGTCTGGGCAATCCGACCGCCCCGCACTGCATGACGTGACAGAACCCGTGCCGGCAGGCCATGCTTGGCCATCAGCTGAGCCAGCATGATGGCAGCCCCCTCATCCAGCGGTCCCCGCCCCGCGACGCAAACAATCGAATAGGATCCAGCCGAAGGAGGCTCACCATGCGTGTCTGATGATAAAGCAGAAGTCTCGGTCATGGTGCCGGCCGCTTCTTCAGGCAGCAGGGCCTCATCATCGAAATCGGCCAGCTCATCCGTCAGATCGCGCACCTGCTGAAGAATCACCTCCACCCGATCTGGCGCCAGAACACCACGCTGGGCGTCTCTGCCGGCCAACTGCAGCGCCTTCAGGGCGACGTCATCGTAATAGGAAGACAGGCTCCGTTCCCTCAGCAGGATCTCGGCATGGTCCTGGACCTCGTCAGAATCACCGGCAAGCATGCGCTGGTAAAAACTCTCCACCGGCGTCAATGCCGGCCTGTCGCCCAGCAGAACATCCAGAAATTCCAGCTTCGGGATATGCCGGCCCATCACCACCAGACAGACCGTCAACGGTGTGGACAGGATCAGCCCGATTGAGCCCCAAAGCCAGGTCCAGAAAATCGCCGACAGCATGACCGCCAGAGGCGACAGCCCGGTCGAATGACCATAGAGCAGCGGCTCCACCACCTGCCCCATCATGCTTTCCGCCACCAGAAACATACCGACCGCCCACAGCGCCATGCTCCAGCCCGGATCGACTGCCGCCGCCAGGGCGATCGGCGGAATGGCTGCCAGCGGTGTGCCGATATAAGGCACGAACCGCATCAGCCCGGCGATCACCCCCCACAAAGCTGGGCTGGGCACACCGATCATCCACAAACCAAGCCCGGTGATCAGACCGAAAGCCGCATTCAGTCCAAGTTGCGCCAGAAAATACCGGCTGAGCCGGCTGGCCGCATCGTCCATCGCCAAAGTCGTGCGATGCAGATCGGACGAACCGAACAGGCGGATCATCCGGTCCCGCAGATCCTCCAGCCTCATCAGCATGAAAATGGCGACGATGAACACGATTCCCGTGGAGGCCAGCGGAGCGATGATGGGCGACAGATACCGCTCCGCAATTTCCAGCGGAGACGGATTGACAGGCGCAATGGTCACCGGAACAGGCTGGGCTTCCTTCCCCACCCCTTCCCGCCCCCCATGAGGCTGAAGATTGCGGTCACCCATCCGCTGGGGCGGCGGCAAAGCTGTCTGATCATGGGTCGACTGAGCTGGAGGGCCCGAGGAAGCCTGATTCTCCGGCGTTGATGTCTGGGAAGAAGACGGTCTGGCGCTTCGCTCATGGCCGAATGTTCCAAGACGGTCGGCAATATGCCCCGCACGCGTCATCGCCCAGTCCCGCAGCAGGTCCGCCTTGTCGAGAATGGTGGACTGATAGCGCGGGACGTTATCAGCCAGCTGCGCCAACTGGGTGCCGATCAGACCGCCCAACGCCAGAATGATGCCCAGGGCCAGCAACACAGCCAGCACCACCGCGATAAATCGCGGCATCCACAACCGGCGCAGCACTGAGACGAGCGGCGACAGCACGAAGCTGAGCAGCACGGCCAACGTGATCGGCACCAGCACCTCGCGCCCCAGATACAGCGCCGCCACCACGACCACGCCGATCACCACAGCGCGGAGATCGTTACTGCTGGGCGTTTCGGCGGCGGCGATGCGGACGCGGTTATCTGCGACCGGCGGCAGCAGGGAGGACGAAGAGGAAGATGGCGCGTCAGGCATGAGGGTCGCTTTGCTGCGAAAAGGCTTCACCCTAATGCGCAGTAAAGCGTGTCAGGTTCCCGATTGCGACCGTGCTGTACGCAATTGGCAACAAATGGTGGCGTCAGCGCCGCACATAGCGCCAATAAAGCGGCTGACGACCGGCCCTGATCGCCTTGGCCTCATAACGTGTTGGCGGCCAGCCTTCCGGCCTTTCATCGCTCATGGCGACCAGCTCGAAAGCGGTCTGACGCTCCATGACCTCCGGCACCCAAGCCTGATAGGTAGGATCATCAGAGGCAATCCGCCATTCCGCTCCCGGCTTCATCACCCGCGCCAGCGTAGCGGCATTTTCAGGATGCACGAAGCGCCGCTTCGCGTGTCGCGCCTTCGGCCATGGGTCGGGAAACATCAGAAAAACCCGGTCCAGTACCTGATCCGGCAGATCGCGCAGCAGCGGGCGCGCATCATCATCCCATACCCGCAGATTACCGGGCAGCGGCGCGGTTTCCTCATCCAACGGTTCTGGCAGGAGGCGTGACAACAGGGAACACAGACCGTTTTCGAATACTTCGCAGGCAATCAGAGTCACATCCGGATGCGCCTCGATCTGGGCCACGGCATGCTCACCACCGCCGAACCCGATCTCCAGCCAGAGCGGAGAAACCCCCTGAAGCGAGGACGGCCCGGCATAGCGCAGCCGGGGCAGGGTCAGGTCCAGCAAACGCTGCTGACGGGGCCGGAGCGCGTGGCCCCGCTGGCGGCCATACAGCCGGTCGGGTTGGGATTTCATGGTCATGTCAGGCATCGATTCACATCAGGCAGAAGCAGATGATCCAGATCAAACGAAAAGGTCAGGGATTGCTCCCTGACCTTTCATATCATCCAGTACGCCGAAGGCGTCTGGTCTCAGCGGTTGAAGGCGGAGCGCAGGGCTGCCGCAATATCCGTCTGTTCCCAGGTGAAGTTGTCCAGCGCCATATCCGGGATACGGCCAAAATGGCCGTATGCGGAGGTCGGCACATAGATCGGACGGTTCAGGCGCAGATGCTCGCGGATGCCGCGGGGAGACAGGTTCACCAGCTCACGCAGGGTCTTTTCCAGCTTCACCTCATCCACATCATGCCCCGTACCGTGCAGATCGACATAGACGGACAGCGGATGGGACACACCGATTGCGTAGCTGATCTGCAGGGTCACCCGGTCCGCCAGTTCGGCGGCGACCACATTCTTGGCCAGATAGCGGGCGACATAGGCAGCGGAACGGTCAACCTTGGTGGGATCCTTGCCGCTGAAGGCTCCACCGCCATGCGGGGCCGCGCCACCATACGTGTCGACGATGATCTTGCGGCCCGTCAAACCCGCATCACCATCCGGACCGCCGATGACGAACTTGCCGGTCGGGTTGACGTAGATTTCCTGCTCCGGCGGCATCCAGCCATCCGGCAGAACCTGACCGATCACACCGGTCACGATACGGCGCAGCTCGTCCTGAGACGCGGATTCGCCATGCTGGGTGGAGACAACGACGCTGGTTGCGCCGACCGGGCGGCCATCCACGTAACGCAGGGTCACCTGGCTCTTCGCATCCGGCTCCAGCAGCTTGCCCTCGGCGGAACCACTTTTACGCAGCTCCGTCAGACGACGCAGAATTTCATGAGAATAATAGATCGGGGCCGGCATCAGGGTCGGCGTCTCGCGGCAGGCATAGCCGAACATGATGCCCTGATCGCCCGCGCCTTCATCCTTACTGCCTGCGCTATCGACGCCGACAGCGATGTCAGCGGACTGCGCATGCAGGTGAATGGCGATATCGGTGTTCTTCCAGGAAAAGCCTTCCTGATCGTAGCCGATATCCCTGATCGCCTCACGGGTTAGGTTTTCAAGCAGCTCCGGTGTCACGGAAGCAGGGCCACGGGTTTCACCCGCGAGAACGACACGGTTGGTGGTGACCAGCGTTTCACAGGCCACACGGGCGTAAGGATCAGCCTTCAGGAAGGCATCCAGAACCGTATCACTGATCCGGTCTGCCACCTTGTCGGGATGACCTTCCGAAACAGATTCGGAGGTGAAAAGATATTCGCCCTTATCGCGCATGGAGTTTTTTCCTCTTGTCGCGAGCGTGAACCGCTACGATCGCCATGGTGGGGGGTGTGGCTGAAACCGGTCATATCGTCAAGGCGCGATGGCCTGCCGGAAGGCCGGAACCGGCTGACAGCATAATGTCAGCGATTTCACAGATCATTCCAACCTATGAACTGCGCCTGTCTGCCCGTGAATGCGTCCCTTACGTGTGGATCAGTCAGGGCTGCGTATTCACCGGTCTGGTCGTATTCCGGCATCAGCGCCCGCAGGGTCGCATCAGGCCGGGCAGCCGGATGGGTATAGATTTCCGTGACACCGGACGGCAGATGCCTGCTCAGGCGCAGCAGCTTGTCGGATGTCATGTGCCCGCTCCAGCGCAGGCCGAACACGTGATCATTGACTGAAAGACCCGCTTTGCGCGCCTGCGCCCGCAGCATACCGGTCCAGCGATATAACAGCGTATCACTCAGGCCGGTCTTTTCTCCGCAGGCCGCCATGATGGCAGGCGGCTCCGCAGGAATACGGATCGCACGCAGACCATAATCCCGGCCGATCTCGCACAGCAGCTTCCCCACCGTCGGATGCAGATGCATGTGCTTGTGCGCATTGGCATGATCCAGCGTCAGCCCGGTGGCGCGGAAGGCCGCAAACTGGGCATCGATCTCCTCCGCCAGTTGCCGCCTCGCCGAGGGGGAAAAGAAATAGGTGAAACCCCGCCGCACCTGATCGGAGCCGAAACGCCCCTGCTGATCGACCAGTGCCGGAATCCGGGCATACGGCAGCACGGAATCTCCCTCCACCAGCACCAGATGCAGCCCGACCCGCAGAGAAGGCGTCTCCCGCGCCATGGCCACGGCCTCGGCCGCCGCCGGAGCCGCCACCATCAGGCTGCATGTCGACAGGATACCGTTGCGGTGGGCATCCAGCACCGCCTCATTCACCGCCGAGGTCAGGCCGAAATCATCAGCCGAGACGATGATCCGCCTCATCACCTGTCCTATCCTTCATAAGCGACAGGGCCAGAGAATGAACTCTGGCCCTGTCCCGTTATCCCTGTTTTAACCCGTACGGATCAATCAGGCAGCGTTACGCTGGGTCTTGCGTTCCTTGAGGAACTGGAAGAACTCCACGCCCTCGCGCAGGCGACGCTTCATCATCTGCGGGCTGGTGATCATCTCACCGACGATGGAGGCGATCTTCGGCGCACGGAAATAGAATTTCCGGTAGAACTCCTCGACGCTCTGGAACATCTCGGTGTGGGTCAGGTGGTCGTAATGCAACGGCGCCATCTGGATGCCATGCTCGTCGATCAGTTCCGCATGCTCGGCATCCAGCCAGCCATTCTCGACCGCCTGATTATACAGGAAGGTGCCCGGATACGGTGCGGCGAGGCTCACCTGCAACGTGTGCGGGTTCACTTCCTTCGCGTATTCGATCGTTTCCTGAATGGTTTCCTTCGTCTCACCCGGCAGGCCGAGGATGAAGGTACCATGAATCTTGATGCCGAGATCGTGGCAATCCTTGGAGAATTTCTTTGCAACCTCGATCCGCAGACCCTTCTTGATGTTATGCAGGATCTGCTGGTTGCCGCTCTCATAGCCAACGAGCAGCAGGCGCAGGCCATTATCCTTCAAAATCTTCAGGGTTTCGCGCGGCACATTGGCCTTGGCGTTGCAGGACCATGTCACACCCAGCTTGCCCATCTCCCGTGCGATGGCCTCGGCACGGGGCAGATCGTCCGTGAAGGTATCGTCGTCGAAGAAGAATTCCTTCACCTGCGGGAAGTATTTCTTCGCCAGAGCGATTTCCTCGGCCACATGCTGCGGGCTGCGCACGCGGTAGCGATGGCCACCAACCGTCTGCGGCCACAGGCAGAAGGTACAGCGGGATTTACAGCCGCGCCCGGTATACAGGCTCAGATAGGGATGCTTCAGATAGCCGATGAAGTAATCCTCGATCTTCAGATCACGCTTGTAGACCTCGGTCACGAAGGGAAGCTGGTCCATATCCTCCAGAATTTCACGATCCGGGTTATGGATGATCTCGCCATTGGCATTCCGCCAGGACAGGCCGGCAATGGTGGCCAGGTCGCGGCCCTCGGCCACTTCCTTGACGGTGAAGTCGAATTCATTGCGCGCCACCCAGTCAACCGGGCCGCCACTCTTCAGACTTTCCTCCGGCTGCACCGCCACTTTCGCACCGACGAAACCGATCTTGAGAGACGGGTTCACGTCTTTCAACGCCTGCGCCACCTTCACATCGGAGGCAAAGGAGGGGGAAGAGGTATGCATCACGCACAGCTCGTAATCCTTGATCTGCGCCGTCACCGTCTCCAGCGTGATCCCGGCCGGCGGAGCGTCGATCAGCTTGCTGCCCGGCACCATCGCAGCAGGCTGGGCCAGCCATGTCGGATACCAGAAGGAACGGATCTCGCGCCGCGCCTGATAACGGGAACCGGCTCCGCCATCAAATCCATCAAAGGAAGGCGGGTGCAGAAACAGGGTCTTCATCATGAGCGTCGGTACCTCTTCATGAGTCGGCGCCGACAGGCCCGGCTCCGTTTACGCAATCTTACGCAGTCATTGTCTTACGTCATTGTGGCGCGGATACGTATGCCCGCATTGCAATTGACCTCAGCCCTTCAGGAGGGGCTGCCCCGCCAGCGTCGCCTGCTGCATGGCCGGAGACGAGCGATAGGCCATCCGCGTCACCTGCACCACCTGCCCGCGCCATTTGACATCCCCTTTGCGGAACGTGGCGAGAATGGTGGCCATCGACAACAGCTCCCGCACAGGCAGAAGCAGAAGAGAGGTCGCCGGAGCAAGCTTCAAAAGGTGGTCGATCCCGCGACTGACCAGAAAACGCACCATCCAGAAGGCAAAAAACACCGCCAGCGCCCAACCCGCCAGACCGGACAGCGCCACACCCAGCATGGCCCAGAATAACGGAAACTGAAGAATGGAAAGAATGAACCCGACCGGGGCCACAGACTGAATGGTGCGTTGCCAGCGCAGCTCATGGTCGAACAGGGCGCGGATCGTGGTCTCCGGCACGGTGGTGGCAGGAACGGTGTCAGCCAGACCGACGCGCAGACCCTGCCCCACCATTAAGTGGCCCAGCACCGCATCATCGGCGATATGATGCGCAAGCACTGCCAGACCGCCCAGATTTTCCAGCGTCTCCCGCCGCAGCGCCATGGTGGCACCCAGGCAATCCTGACGGCCCAGCAGACGCGCAACCAGCGCACCGGGCAGGAACTGATGGGAAATACCCGCCATGCCCAGAGTACCGACCAGACCGGATTGCGGCGATACACCGGAATACAGAGTGGTTACCAGCCCGGTTTGAGGCTGCTCCAGCGCAGTAACCAGACGTCGGAGATAATCCCGCGTGACATGGACATCGCTATCCGCAATCACCAGCACATCATGCCGGGCGCTTGGATACATGTTGATA of Granulibacter bethesdensis contains these proteins:
- a CDS encoding AI-2E family transporter, translating into MPDAPSSSSSSLLPPVADNRVRIAAAETPSSNDLRAVVIGVVVVAALYLGREVLVPITLAVLLSFVLSPLVSVLRRLWMPRFIAVVLAVLLALGIILALGGLIGTQLAQLADNVPRYQSTILDKADLLRDWAMTRAGHIADRLGTFGHERSARPSSSQTSTPENQASSGPPAQSTHDQTALPPPQRMGDRNLQPHGGREGVGKEAQPVPVTIAPVNPSPLEIAERYLSPIIAPLASTGIVFIVAIFMLMRLEDLRDRMIRLFGSSDLHRTTLAMDDAASRLSRYFLAQLGLNAAFGLITGLGLWMIGVPSPALWGVIAGLMRFVPYIGTPLAAIPPIALAAAVDPGWSMALWAVGMFLVAESMMGQVVEPLLYGHSTGLSPLAVMLSAIFWTWLWGSIGLILSTPLTVCLVVMGRHIPKLEFLDVLLGDRPALTPVESFYQRMLAGDSDEVQDHAEILLRERSLSSYYDDVALKALQLAGRDAQRGVLAPDRVEVILQQVRDLTDELADFDDEALLPEEAAGTMTETSALSSDTHGEPPSAGSYSIVCVAGRGPLDEGAAIMLAQLMAKHGLPARVLSRHAVRGGRIAQTDLGAVDLVCVSYLEVTSRPAHLRMLMQRLRTHAPHAKLMVGLWPTGNPVLSDEAQREMIGADYYVTSLRDAVRLAHAAAVEHQSGMAA
- a CDS encoding tRNA (guanosine(46)-N(7))-methyltransferase TrmB, producing the protein MPDMTMKSQPDRLYGRQRGHALRPRQQRLLDLTLPRLRYAGPSSLQGVSPLWLEIGFGGGEHAVAQIEAHPDVTLIACEVFENGLCSLLSRLLPEPLDEETAPLPGNLRVWDDDARPLLRDLPDQVLDRVFLMFPDPWPKARHAKRRFVHPENAATLARVMKPGAEWRIASDDPTYQAWVPEVMERQTAFELVAMSDERPEGWPPTRYEAKAIRAGRQPLYWRYVRR
- the metK gene encoding methionine adenosyltransferase; amino-acid sequence: MRDKGEYLFTSESVSEGHPDKVADRISDTVLDAFLKADPYARVACETLVTTNRVVLAGETRGPASVTPELLENLTREAIRDIGYDQEGFSWKNTDIAIHLHAQSADIAVGVDSAGSKDEGAGDQGIMFGYACRETPTLMPAPIYYSHEILRRLTELRKSGSAEGKLLEPDAKSQVTLRYVDGRPVGATSVVVSTQHGESASQDELRRIVTGVIGQVLPDGWMPPEQEIYVNPTGKFVIGGPDGDAGLTGRKIIVDTYGGAAPHGGGAFSGKDPTKVDRSAAYVARYLAKNVVAAELADRVTLQISYAIGVSHPLSVYVDLHGTGHDVDEVKLEKTLRELVNLSPRGIREHLRLNRPIYVPTSAYGHFGRIPDMALDNFTWEQTDIAAALRSAFNR
- the hpnK gene encoding hopanoid biosynthesis-associated protein HpnK; this translates as MRRIIVSADDFGLTSAVNEAVLDAHRNGILSTCSLMVAAPAAAEAVAMARETPSLRVGLHLVLVEGDSVLPYARIPALVDQQGRFGSDQVRRGFTYFFSPSARRQLAEEIDAQFAAFRATGLTLDHANAHKHMHLHPTVGKLLCEIGRDYGLRAIRIPAEPPAIMAACGEKTGLSDTLLYRWTGMLRAQARKAGLSVNDHVFGLRWSGHMTSDKLLRLSRHLPSGVTEIYTHPAARPDATLRALMPEYDQTGEYAALTDPHVRDAFTGRQAQFIGWNDL
- the hpnJ gene encoding hopanoid biosynthesis associated radical SAM protein HpnJ; translation: MMKTLFLHPPSFDGFDGGAGSRYQARREIRSFWYPTWLAQPAAMVPGSKLIDAPPAGITLETVTAQIKDYELCVMHTSSPSFASDVKVAQALKDVNPSLKIGFVGAKVAVQPEESLKSGGPVDWVARNEFDFTVKEVAEGRDLATIAGLSWRNANGEIIHNPDREILEDMDQLPFVTEVYKRDLKIEDYFIGYLKHPYLSLYTGRGCKSRCTFCLWPQTVGGHRYRVRSPQHVAEEIALAKKYFPQVKEFFFDDDTFTDDLPRAEAIAREMGKLGVTWSCNAKANVPRETLKILKDNGLRLLLVGYESGNQQILHNIKKGLRIEVAKKFSKDCHDLGIKIHGTFILGLPGETKETIQETIEYAKEVNPHTLQVSLAAPYPGTFLYNQAVENGWLDAEHAELIDEHGIQMAPLHYDHLTHTEMFQSVEEFYRKFYFRAPKIASIVGEMITSPQMMKRRLREGVEFFQFLKERKTQRNAA
- the hpnI gene encoding bacteriohopanetetrol glucosamine biosynthesis glycosyltransferase HpnI yields the protein MLFFADTTMALAGIGMVQTVLGLGAVWTFARHARQPLPPRQDWPAVTIMKPLHGEEPLLEQALESFCQQDYPHYQLVFGVQSASDPARHVVRRLQGRFPHLDIVMVVDPTPHGENRKIANLINMYPSARHDVLVIADSDVHVTRDYLRRLVTALEQPQTGLVTTLYSGVSPQSGLVGTLGMAGISHQFLPGALVARLLGRQDCLGATMALRRETLENLGGLAVLAHHIADDAVLGHLMVGQGLRVGLADTVPATTVPETTIRALFDHELRWQRTIQSVAPVGFILSILQFPLFWAMLGVALSGLAGWALAVFFAFWMVRFLVSRGIDHLLKLAPATSLLLLPVRELLSMATILATFRKGDVKWRGQVVQVTRMAYRSSPAMQQATLAGQPLLKG